One genomic segment of Suttonella sp. R2A3 includes these proteins:
- the atpA gene encoding F0F1 ATP synthase subunit alpha — protein sequence MQLNPAEISGFIKDKIADYETKVESKAEGTIISVSDGIVQIQGLRQVMLGEMIEFPGGVFGLALNLERDSVGAVVLGAYEHLSEGDKVTCTGKILEVPVGRGLLGRVVNSLGEPIDGKGAIKADGSAPIEKIAPGVIERQSVDQPLQTGLKSIDSMVPIGRGQRELIIGDRQTGKTAIAVDAIINQKDTGVKCIYVAIGQKASSIAAVVRKLEEHDALKHTIIVAAGASDSAAMQYIAPYAGCSMGEFFRDIGEDALIIYDDLTKQAWAYRQVSLLLKRPPGREAYPGDVFYLHSRLLERASRINADEVERLTEGKVKGKTGSLTALPIIETQAGDVSAFVPTNVISITDGQIFLETDLFNSGIRPAINAGLSVSRVGGAAQTKIIKKLGGGVRLALAQYRELAAFAQFASDLDEATRKQLERGQRVTELMKQRQFSPMSIAEMGVSLFAAENGFLDEIDVDKIMDYEQALIAYMHSDHQELLDEISAKGDFNDEISDKIHAAVSTFSKQGAW from the coding sequence ATGCAATTGAATCCCGCGGAAATCAGCGGCTTTATCAAAGATAAGATCGCGGATTATGAAACGAAGGTAGAAAGCAAAGCCGAAGGTACGATCATCAGTGTGTCTGATGGTATCGTACAAATTCAAGGCTTGCGTCAAGTGATGCTCGGGGAAATGATTGAGTTTCCTGGCGGCGTTTTTGGCTTGGCTCTGAACTTGGAGCGCGACAGCGTTGGTGCGGTTGTACTCGGCGCTTACGAACATTTATCTGAAGGCGATAAAGTCACCTGTACTGGTAAGATTTTGGAAGTACCGGTTGGTCGTGGTTTGCTTGGTCGTGTGGTTAACTCATTGGGTGAGCCAATCGACGGTAAAGGCGCGATTAAAGCTGATGGCAGCGCGCCGATTGAAAAAATCGCCCCGGGCGTTATCGAGCGTCAATCAGTCGATCAGCCGCTACAAACCGGCTTAAAATCAATCGACTCAATGGTACCAATCGGTCGTGGCCAGCGTGAGCTGATCATCGGTGACCGTCAAACGGGTAAAACAGCGATTGCTGTTGACGCGATCATCAACCAGAAAGACACTGGCGTTAAATGTATTTATGTAGCAATCGGTCAGAAGGCCTCCTCGATTGCTGCTGTAGTACGTAAGCTCGAAGAACACGACGCGCTGAAACACACAATTATCGTTGCCGCTGGTGCTTCTGATTCTGCAGCGATGCAATACATCGCACCATACGCGGGTTGCTCGATGGGTGAATTTTTCCGCGACATCGGTGAAGACGCGCTGATTATTTATGATGATTTGACCAAGCAGGCTTGGGCGTATCGTCAAGTATCACTCCTTTTGAAGCGTCCGCCAGGTCGTGAAGCTTATCCTGGTGATGTGTTTTATTTGCACTCACGCTTGCTTGAGCGCGCCTCACGGATTAACGCCGATGAAGTCGAGCGTTTAACTGAAGGAAAAGTTAAAGGCAAAACCGGTTCCTTAACCGCCCTGCCAATTATCGAAACCCAGGCCGGTGACGTATCAGCATTCGTTCCAACCAACGTGATCTCGATCACCGACGGTCAGATCTTCTTAGAAACCGATTTGTTTAACTCAGGGATTCGTCCTGCGATTAACGCCGGTTTGTCTGTCTCTCGTGTTGGTGGTGCCGCACAGACCAAAATCATCAAGAAACTTGGTGGTGGTGTGCGTTTAGCATTGGCGCAGTATCGTGAATTGGCAGCGTTTGCCCAGTTTGCTTCTGATTTGGACGAAGCGACACGCAAGCAGCTCGAGCGCGGTCAGCGCGTCACTGAATTGATGAAACAGCGTCAGTTCAGCCCAATGAGTATTGCTGAGATGGGTGTATCCTTGTTCGCGGCCGAAAACGGCTTCTTAGATGAGATTGACGTGGATAAGATCATGGATTACGAACAGGCTTTGATTGCTTATATGCACAGTGATCACCAGGAATTGCTCGATGAGATTAGCGCTAAAGGCGACTTTAACGACGAAATCAGCGACAAAATCCACGCGGCGGTGAGCACGTTTAGTAAGCAAGGCGCCTGGTAA
- a CDS encoding F0F1 ATP synthase subunit delta has translation MAQPKTIARPYAKALFALSSDDSAAQSQWQTFLDTAAEMAEDPEIMSSLNHPDFFAELQTWLNEWLKKARKNELSDQERNFLRLLEEHDRLVVLPEIAAVYTELCSTSQNTTIVRVLSAQAMDDKAQDALSKTMQERLGKAVQLEIEEDPELIAGVVIEYDGQVIDQSMRGRLQQFARKLDD, from the coding sequence ATGGCACAACCAAAAACCATCGCCCGTCCTTACGCTAAAGCTCTGTTTGCGCTTTCTAGCGACGATAGCGCTGCACAATCGCAGTGGCAAACGTTCCTAGATACCGCAGCCGAGATGGCTGAGGATCCGGAGATTATGTCTAGCCTCAATCATCCTGACTTTTTCGCCGAGTTACAAACTTGGCTGAATGAATGGCTGAAGAAGGCACGTAAAAACGAGCTTAGCGACCAGGAACGCAATTTCTTGCGTCTGTTAGAAGAGCACGATCGCTTGGTTGTGCTACCAGAAATCGCTGCCGTTTATACCGAGCTATGCTCAACCAGTCAGAACACGACGATTGTTCGTGTCCTAAGCGCTCAAGCAATGGACGATAAAGCGCAAGACGCTTTAAGCAAAACAATGCAAGAGCGACTGGGCAAAGCAGTACAGCTGGAGATCGAAGAAGATCCCGAACTGATAGCCGGTGTGGTTATTGAATATGATGGGCAGGTAATCGACCAATCCATGCGCGGTCGCTTACAGCAATTTGCCCGCAAACTCGACGATTAG
- a CDS encoding F0F1 ATP synthase subunit B produces MNINLTLIGQIGTFLVFWWFLYKVIWPIFARVADERRQKIAEGLSMADQAKHSMAAAEEESREMVSQAKTQATDIVGRAHKQADQVISEARNEAQETGRRELEHAREEIEQEKRRAREELRAQLAGLVIEGAEQVIGREIKADDHSRLLRELSEKL; encoded by the coding sequence ATGAACATTAATCTGACGTTGATTGGCCAGATAGGCACGTTTCTGGTGTTTTGGTGGTTTCTCTATAAGGTCATCTGGCCTATTTTCGCCCGTGTTGCTGACGAACGCCGTCAGAAAATCGCCGAAGGGTTAAGCATGGCTGATCAGGCCAAGCACTCAATGGCAGCGGCCGAGGAAGAATCCAGAGAGATGGTGAGCCAAGCCAAAACACAAGCGACGGATATTGTCGGTCGTGCGCACAAACAAGCCGATCAAGTGATCAGCGAAGCGCGCAACGAAGCTCAAGAAACTGGCCGTCGTGAATTAGAACATGCACGCGAAGAGATCGAACAAGAAAAACGCCGCGCCCGCGAAGAATTACGCGCGCAGCTGGCGGGTTTAGTCATCGAAGGCGCCGAACAAGTTATTGGTCGAGAGATTAAAGCCGACGATCACAGTCGATTGTTGCGTGAACTCAGCGAGAAACTCTAA
- the atpE gene encoding F0F1 ATP synthase subunit C: protein MEMLMAIAGIQGPSAIAAGIILGLAALGTGIGFGLLGGKFLESSARQPEMMNPLQGKFFIIAGLLDAVAMIGVVVALIMVFANPLLGSITNL, encoded by the coding sequence ATGGAAATGTTGATGGCGATCGCCGGTATTCAAGGCCCTTCAGCGATTGCTGCTGGCATCATCCTCGGCTTAGCTGCTTTAGGTACCGGCATTGGCTTCGGTCTGCTCGGTGGTAAATTCCTCGAAAGCAGCGCTCGTCAGCCAGAGATGATGAACCCATTACAAGGTAAATTCTTCATTATCGCGGGCTTGCTTGATGCGGTTGCGATGATCGGGGTGGTTGTTGCGTTGATTATGGTATTTGCTAACCCGTTGTTGGGTTCAATCACCAATCTGTAA
- the atpB gene encoding F0F1 ATP synthase subunit A, with protein sequence MAATGGEQTSAEFIQHHMTNLSIGEGFWTLHIDTLLFSIGLGVVFCYFLWRMAKKADTGVPSWSVNLAEMAFEFIDNTVKDFFGESRRDIGSLALTIFLWVLLWNTMDLIPVSLLPDIAGQFGVPYLKIVPSTDVNATFALSITVVSLMYIYAFKANHGFFGLIKSMGTHPFEAQSLVLKIILFPINFALRIIEDFAKIISLALRLFGNLFAGELVFVLIALLPFYIQFIPGGPWAIFHILVVTLQAYIFMILTVVYMSMAESH encoded by the coding sequence ATGGCGGCAACAGGCGGCGAACAAACCAGCGCTGAATTTATTCAGCACCACATGACCAATCTCAGTATCGGTGAAGGCTTTTGGACGCTACACATCGATACCTTGCTGTTTTCCATCGGTTTAGGCGTTGTATTCTGTTACTTTCTCTGGCGTATGGCAAAAAAAGCCGACACCGGTGTGCCATCGTGGAGCGTTAACCTCGCTGAAATGGCCTTTGAATTTATCGATAATACGGTTAAAGATTTCTTTGGCGAATCGCGCCGCGATATCGGTTCATTAGCGCTAACCATTTTCCTTTGGGTGCTGCTCTGGAACACTATGGACTTGATTCCTGTGAGCTTACTTCCTGATATTGCAGGGCAATTTGGCGTACCCTATCTGAAAATCGTTCCTTCTACGGACGTTAACGCGACCTTTGCGTTATCGATTACCGTAGTCAGCTTGATGTACATTTATGCCTTTAAAGCCAACCATGGGTTTTTCGGTTTGATTAAATCGATGGGCACGCATCCGTTTGAAGCACAGTCACTCGTGCTGAAAATCATTTTGTTCCCAATTAACTTCGCGCTGCGTATTATCGAAGACTTCGCGAAAATCATTTCATTAGCACTGCGTTTATTCGGCAACCTGTTTGCCGGTGAGCTGGTGTTTGTGTTGATTGCTCTACTGCCGTTCTACATTCAATTTATCCCGGGCGGTCCTTGGGCAATTTTCCATATTCTTGTGGTTACCCTGCAAGCGTATATTTTCATGATTCTTACCGTCGTATATATGTCGATGGCAGAGTCACACTAA
- a CDS encoding ParB/RepB/Spo0J family partition protein, producing the protein MSGQNKRGLGKSLDALIGDLGQSVLDQPEYEVLKHIEVGRIEPGKYQPRKRFDDEALSELAHSIAEHGILQPLVVRPIGSDRYEIIAGERRFRAGQQAGLTNMPCVIKNYSDKEALAVALIENLQRNDLNAMEVAQGLQRLVEDFSLTHDRVAQLVGRSRSSISNTLRLLELGEVAKQALTDGEIEMGHARAMLPLGDKQQQALLGEIKQKHLTVRQTEARVRTLLQPEVPAEKPTSDTNIEDLQTRLSDFLQTNVSINHKKKGNGKVVLKYRDLDELDQLLNKWGFKEV; encoded by the coding sequence GTGAGCGGGCAAAACAAACGTGGACTCGGTAAAAGCCTAGACGCACTCATTGGGGATTTAGGGCAATCAGTGCTCGATCAACCAGAATACGAAGTCTTAAAACACATTGAGGTCGGTCGCATTGAGCCGGGCAAATATCAACCCCGCAAACGCTTTGATGATGAAGCTTTGAGCGAATTAGCGCACTCGATTGCCGAACATGGCATTTTACAACCCCTGGTCGTGCGCCCGATTGGTAGCGATCGCTACGAAATTATCGCTGGGGAACGACGTTTCCGCGCAGGACAACAGGCGGGGCTGACCAATATGCCGTGCGTGATTAAAAACTATTCCGACAAAGAAGCGCTCGCGGTTGCTTTGATCGAAAACTTACAGCGCAATGACTTAAACGCGATGGAAGTCGCGCAAGGCTTACAGCGTCTGGTGGAAGATTTCAGCTTAACCCATGACCGTGTCGCGCAATTAGTCGGGCGCTCACGCTCATCAATTTCTAACACCCTTCGCTTACTCGAGCTTGGCGAGGTAGCCAAACAAGCGCTGACTGATGGTGAGATTGAGATGGGGCATGCGCGTGCGATGCTGCCACTCGGCGATAAACAGCAGCAGGCGTTGCTTGGCGAAATCAAACAAAAGCACTTGACCGTTCGCCAAACCGAGGCCAGGGTGCGCACCCTGTTGCAACCAGAAGTCCCAGCTGAAAAACCCACTTCAGATACCAACATCGAAGATTTGCAAACGCGTTTGAGTGATTTTCTACAAACCAATGTGTCGATTAACCATAAAAAGAAAGGCAACGGAAAGGTCGTTTTAAAATACCGCGACCTTGATGAACTCGATCAGTTGCTCAATAAATGGGGTTTTAAAGAGGTATGA
- a CDS encoding ParA family protein — translation MTKIIAVTNQKGGVGKTTTAVTMAAALAERGHEVLLIDLDPQGNATVACGTSKRELTHQIMDVMLGEQAAEDVCIHCEQANLWLLPANDELGAFERAIDDHPQRHKMLETYTSGWIDRFDYVLIDCPPTLNLLTVNALVSADYVLVPIQCEYFALEGVSSLLETIGQIRQSVNPELKIAGFIRTMYDSRSKLTRQVSKSLFKHLKDTMFNTVISRNIRLAEAPSYGLPVTIYDRHAKGAKEYRKAAAELIKRIG, via the coding sequence ATGACTAAAATTATTGCGGTAACCAATCAAAAAGGTGGGGTTGGTAAGACTACGACTGCCGTTACTATGGCAGCCGCTTTAGCTGAACGTGGCCATGAAGTCCTGTTGATCGACCTTGACCCTCAAGGCAACGCAACAGTCGCCTGCGGCACCAGCAAACGCGAGCTAACCCATCAGATCATGGATGTGATGCTCGGCGAACAAGCCGCTGAAGATGTATGCATTCATTGTGAGCAAGCCAACTTGTGGCTACTGCCGGCTAATGACGAGCTAGGTGCTTTTGAGCGCGCCATCGACGATCATCCGCAGCGACATAAGATGCTCGAAACTTATACCAGTGGCTGGATTGACCGCTTTGATTATGTGTTAATCGATTGTCCACCCACACTGAATTTATTGACTGTGAACGCGTTGGTCTCAGCAGATTATGTATTGGTGCCGATTCAGTGTGAGTATTTTGCGCTTGAAGGGGTGAGCAGCCTACTCGAAACCATCGGGCAAATTCGCCAAAGCGTCAACCCGGAGCTAAAAATCGCCGGATTTATCCGCACGATGTATGATTCGCGCTCGAAACTCACCCGCCAAGTGTCAAAAAGCTTATTCAAACATTTAAAAGACACCATGTTTAACACGGTTATTTCACGCAACATCCGCTTGGCAGAGGCACCTAGCTACGGCTTACCGGTCACGATTTACGATCGCCACGCCAAAGGCGCCAAAGAATACCGTAAAGCAGCGGCTGAACTGATCAAACGAATTGGATAA
- a CDS encoding RsmG family class I SAM-dependent methyltransferase, which yields MAQRIEHWQSDDAVDVIISRAMSSADDLLRLSEHLGNAHTQWMIMKGREQESLTQPGFRLTDAQEIDVPLLDATRRLLKVVRDD from the coding sequence GTGGCACAGCGCATTGAACACTGGCAAAGCGATGACGCGGTCGATGTAATTATCAGCCGTGCGATGAGCTCTGCCGATGATTTACTGCGTTTAAGCGAACATTTAGGGAATGCCCACACACAATGGATGATTATGAAAGGTCGTGAACAAGAGTCGCTAACCCAGCCAGGATTTCGTTTAACCGACGCACAGGAGATTGATGTGCCGTTACTTGATGCCACACGACGCCTGCTCAAGGTGGTACGTGATGACTAA
- a CDS encoding 16S rRNA (guanine(527)-N(7))-methyltransferase RsmG: MPLPADAQRALDEGIAALPLCINPTQRAQLERYLALLNQWNRVHNLTAIREPREQVIVHLLDCLAVLPELANDARTVVDVGSGAGLPAMVIAIMRTETQVYAVEANKKEDCFYASLCHAAQFAQPAYRGTAH; the protein is encoded by the coding sequence ATGCCGCTGCCTGCTGACGCACAACGCGCTTTGGATGAAGGGATTGCTGCGCTACCGTTGTGCATCAATCCCACACAGCGCGCACAGCTAGAGCGTTATTTAGCGTTGCTTAACCAATGGAATCGGGTGCATAATCTGACCGCGATACGCGAGCCACGCGAACAAGTCATTGTTCATCTACTCGATTGCTTGGCTGTCTTGCCTGAGCTGGCAAATGACGCACGCACGGTGGTTGATGTTGGCAGTGGCGCAGGCCTGCCAGCAATGGTTATCGCGATTATGCGCACAGAGACCCAAGTGTATGCGGTCGAGGCAAATAAAAAAGAAGATTGCTTTTATGCGTCATTGTGCCACGCAGCTCAATTTGCCCAACCTGCATACCGTGGCACAGCGCATTGA
- a CDS encoding leucyl aminopeptidase gives MKYDVRSASAANIEADVVVVALNEAGQFCRSLTALDEASNGYFSQQHEQSNLPESAGETMVFVDVSGIATSRVLVVCAEDSRQSLEKAANAVFSKLSKTHWHSVVMTLQEACADELQGLARVTRAIANANYRFDAYKTQKNKKAKKQAVRHWTFTTERKQVKAFEETLAHIDAWAKGSALTRDLGNLPPNVCTPKYLGHQAEKLAEQYSALKVEVLKKKAIKELKMGALLGVAQGSKEDPRFIIIEHKPKKAVNKKPIVLVGKGVTFDSGGISLKPGAAMDEMKYDMGGAAAVFGTMKALCERALPLHVVALIPTVENMPDGGATRPGDILTSMSGKTIEVLNTDAEGRLILCDALTYAERYEPQAVIDMATLTGACVIALGSHRAGLMGNDDALQSALFDAGEQAEDPVWRLPLDAEYKAQLESPFADLQNIGGREAGTLTAGAFLGAFAEKYPWAHLDIAGVAWRKGKAKGSTGRPVGLLLAYFSALAS, from the coding sequence ATGAAGTATGACGTACGTTCTGCCTCAGCAGCAAATATTGAGGCAGATGTGGTAGTGGTTGCGCTTAATGAAGCCGGCCAATTTTGCCGTTCACTCACCGCGCTTGATGAAGCCAGCAATGGCTATTTCAGCCAGCAACACGAACAAAGCAACCTCCCGGAAAGTGCTGGTGAGACAATGGTCTTTGTTGATGTGAGCGGTATCGCTACTTCGCGTGTGCTGGTGGTGTGCGCTGAAGATTCTCGCCAATCCCTAGAAAAAGCAGCGAATGCTGTGTTTAGCAAACTCAGCAAAACCCACTGGCATAGTGTGGTTATGACCTTACAAGAAGCGTGCGCTGACGAACTTCAAGGCTTAGCTCGCGTGACGCGCGCCATAGCCAACGCCAACTATCGTTTTGATGCTTATAAGACGCAAAAAAACAAAAAAGCGAAAAAACAAGCTGTGCGACATTGGACGTTTACCACCGAACGCAAACAAGTCAAAGCCTTTGAAGAGACTTTAGCGCATATTGACGCTTGGGCTAAAGGCAGCGCTTTAACGCGTGATTTAGGCAATTTGCCACCCAATGTATGCACGCCGAAATACCTTGGCCACCAAGCAGAAAAACTCGCCGAACAGTACAGCGCGTTAAAAGTCGAGGTACTGAAGAAAAAAGCAATCAAAGAACTCAAGATGGGCGCACTACTTGGCGTTGCCCAAGGCAGTAAAGAAGATCCACGCTTTATCATCATCGAGCATAAGCCGAAAAAAGCGGTGAATAAAAAGCCGATTGTGCTGGTTGGTAAAGGCGTCACCTTCGATAGCGGCGGGATTTCACTGAAACCCGGTGCGGCGATGGATGAGATGAAATACGACATGGGTGGTGCTGCCGCGGTTTTCGGCACGATGAAAGCGCTGTGTGAACGCGCATTACCGCTGCATGTCGTTGCCCTGATTCCGACGGTTGAAAATATGCCTGATGGTGGCGCGACTCGCCCTGGCGACATCTTAACCAGCATGTCGGGCAAAACGATCGAAGTACTTAATACCGACGCGGAAGGCCGTTTGATTCTTTGTGATGCGCTAACCTATGCCGAACGCTACGAGCCACAGGCAGTCATTGATATGGCAACCTTGACTGGCGCCTGTGTGATCGCGCTTGGCTCGCATCGTGCCGGACTGATGGGCAACGATGATGCGCTGCAATCGGCACTATTTGACGCTGGTGAGCAAGCAGAAGACCCCGTATGGCGCCTACCGTTAGATGCAGAATACAAAGCACAACTTGAAAGTCCATTCGCCGATTTACAAAATATTGGTGGCCGTGAGGCGGGCACACTCACCGCTGGTGCATTCTTAGGCGCTTTTGCGGAAAAATACCCTTGGGCGCATCTCGATATCGCCGGTGTTGCCTGGCGTAAAGGTAAAGCGAAAGGGTCCACAGGGCGTCCTGTCGGCCTGTTGTTAGCCTACTTTAGCGCTTTAGCCAGCTAA
- the lptF gene encoding LPS export ABC transporter permease LptF has translation MPILHRYIARETLRIFLATSLILLAIIVSFRLSSLLSSAAAGDLSLAAVWQVIVLMSIRFLLTLMPVALIIAITLTLGRLYNEQELYAAFACGMSRAHIRRALLWIVLPLALLMTLGNVYLLPYVSAKQDSVNDQAQQEAAMLLFQPNEFRRLADGSVVYAELARGDQLGGFFVYRQTQGEPSAIVAPEGKLSAKDGVRHLHLYDGFRTTWDSALNPEESNFTTFSEATLRLPEQTAAASHRLRNVPTHALDDSPAHIAELQNRLNPTFALLIFVLLMPLLTQTAPRSGRYQRLIPIFVLFALYLNVQEFISKAVEKGAISPWPGSLWLHIALVGLLVFVWLVYARRRA, from the coding sequence ATGCCTATACTGCATCGCTACATCGCCCGTGAGACCTTGCGTATTTTTCTCGCCACCAGTCTTATCTTGTTGGCGATTATTGTCAGTTTTCGCTTATCGAGCCTGTTAAGCAGCGCTGCTGCTGGTGATCTTTCTTTGGCAGCGGTGTGGCAGGTCATCGTGTTAATGAGTATCCGTTTTTTGCTCACCTTGATGCCAGTGGCGCTGATTATCGCGATCACCCTAACCCTAGGGCGACTTTATAATGAACAAGAGCTTTATGCAGCATTTGCCTGCGGCATGAGTCGTGCGCATATTCGTCGCGCGCTGCTGTGGATTGTATTGCCGCTGGCCTTGTTGATGACGCTGGGTAATGTGTATTTATTGCCCTATGTGTCGGCAAAACAAGACAGCGTTAATGATCAAGCCCAGCAAGAAGCGGCGATGCTGTTGTTTCAGCCTAATGAATTTCGGCGCCTGGCTGATGGCAGTGTCGTATATGCAGAGTTAGCGCGTGGTGATCAACTTGGCGGCTTTTTTGTCTATCGACAAACCCAGGGCGAACCCAGTGCGATTGTGGCGCCAGAAGGTAAGTTAAGCGCTAAAGACGGCGTACGGCACCTGCATTTATATGATGGCTTTCGTACAACCTGGGATAGCGCACTAAATCCTGAAGAAAGCAATTTTACGACCTTTAGCGAAGCCACTTTACGTTTACCAGAGCAAACAGCTGCCGCCAGCCATCGCCTGCGCAATGTGCCCACGCATGCCTTGGATGACAGCCCGGCGCACATTGCTGAGCTGCAAAATCGTCTGAACCCGACGTTTGCTTTGCTTATTTTTGTTTTGCTGATGCCGCTGCTCACCCAAACCGCACCGCGTAGCGGTCGCTACCAACGCCTGATCCCCATTTTTGTGCTGTTTGCGCTCTATCTTAATGTGCAGGAATTTATCAGCAAAGCGGTGGAAAAAGGTGCGATCAGTCCGTGGCCTGGTAGTTTGTGGCTGCATATCGCCCTTGTCGGGTTGCTCGTTTTCGTGTGGCTAGTCTATGCAAGGAGGCGTGCATGA
- the lptG gene encoding LPS export ABC transporter permease LptG, with the protein MNRFDRYVLRTLLGATAIALIFLLGIDILIQSADDVDNIGKGQYSVGTMLLVQLYNLPQRIVLFAPAAVLIGGIMGLGQLGSQNELTVVQACGVSRLRLARSGLLLAALLGMALLVVGETLSPQASAKGDLLRAQALGRSAALSSDEGLWLNSSGVITRIGKLNEDGSLGRLTFFQREEGNSIQIALASRATYQDGGWQLNDYRGSRLDPQAMDALPAQSTWQTNLQPKDLSLLAEQNQFPSLSERYRQTQFLRANGLNYRAESLALWQKLLLPLSTCTMLLLALPFAFNHGRSANQGSRLVVGILIGVSYYVVEGIAGNLSLLLGAPPLLGALLPITLFALLPIYLLHR; encoded by the coding sequence ATGAATCGTTTTGACCGTTATGTATTGCGCACTTTGCTTGGTGCGACAGCGATTGCCTTAATTTTCTTACTCGGCATCGATATCCTTATTCAGAGCGCTGATGACGTCGATAATATCGGCAAAGGGCAATACAGTGTAGGGACGATGTTGCTGGTTCAGCTCTATAACCTGCCGCAACGCATTGTCTTGTTTGCGCCAGCCGCAGTGCTGATTGGCGGCATTATGGGCTTGGGACAGCTCGGCAGCCAGAATGAGCTGACCGTCGTGCAGGCCTGTGGTGTTTCGCGACTGCGCTTGGCACGTAGTGGGTTGCTGCTGGCTGCTTTGCTTGGTATGGCGTTGTTGGTGGTTGGGGAAACCCTATCGCCACAGGCGAGCGCGAAAGGTGATTTGTTGCGCGCTCAGGCGCTTGGGCGAAGCGCTGCTTTGAGTAGTGATGAAGGGCTGTGGCTAAACAGCAGTGGTGTCATCACGCGCATTGGTAAACTCAACGAAGACGGCAGTTTGGGTCGTCTGACCTTTTTCCAGCGTGAAGAAGGCAATAGCATTCAGATTGCTTTAGCCTCGCGCGCAACCTATCAAGACGGGGGTTGGCAGCTTAACGACTATCGTGGCAGTCGCCTTGATCCGCAAGCGATGGATGCTTTACCTGCACAAAGCACGTGGCAGACCAACCTGCAGCCGAAAGATTTAAGTTTGCTCGCCGAACAAAACCAATTTCCCAGCTTGAGTGAGCGTTACCGACAAACGCAATTCTTGCGCGCTAATGGGCTAAATTATCGCGCTGAAAGCTTGGCGTTATGGCAGAAACTGCTGCTGCCTTTATCTACTTGTACGATGCTCCTGCTCGCTTTACCGTTTGCGTTTAACCATGGACGCAGCGCCAATCAAGGTTCGCGATTGGTCGTGGGGATTTTGATCGGGGTGAGCTATTACGTTGTTGAAGGGATTGCCGGTAATTTAAGTTTGTTATTGGGCGCACCACCGCTACTTGGCGCACTGTTGCCGATCACACTTTTTGCCTTATTACCGATTTATTTATTACATCGATAA